The following proteins are encoded in a genomic region of Oncorhynchus keta strain PuntledgeMale-10-30-2019 chromosome 35, Oket_V2, whole genome shotgun sequence:
- the LOC118368363 gene encoding 5'-3' exonuclease PLD4-like isoform X1: MSYFLVSYQFLWIRERNKSLVVDNTCFILMPGTLVPEMSSPYKTLHDSYVPNRRGSKRLVSIAVVVGCLTALGVLLSFSILDKCTEEEHFQNDKLFQETRTDQNNISDEQSRIILVESIPLYMKYDDNATFGTPVDKAWRDLLSMATNQVDVVSFYWTLTGDDINMNSSTDLPGKDILEQLGALPSRNVSVRVVTSIPSMLTNSTDLQVLRQKGVQVRKVHFGRLTGGVLHSKFWIVDRRHIFLGSANMDWRALTQVKELGVVIYNCSSLAEDLQKIFESYWVMGHLNSSIPDPWPSKYDTAINKEHPLLLKADNVSSKIYITGSPPSFCPTSRTQDLNAILSVISGAQHFIDVAVMEYFPTTRFIHPQRYWPAIDDALKRAAFERNVKVRLLVSCGRDSDPAMLPFLQSLASLNYPAHNISIQVKLSIVPVGNQSEIPYSRVNHNKYMVTDRVAYIGTSNWSADYFNTTAGVGLVVSQHTPNWPWGTQALQGQLRAVFDRDWHSQFTVCFADLGHHPDCALSKG; encoded by the exons ATGTCATACTTCTTAGTTTCATATCAGTTTCTGTGGATTAGAGAAAGAAACAAATCCCTTGTAGTAGACAACACCTGCTTTATTCT GATGCCAGGAACATTAGTGCCAGAGATGTCCTCTCCTTACAAGACTTTACATGATAGCTATGTTCCCAACCGAAGG GGCTCAAAACGGCTTGTGTCTATAGCTGTAGTTGTGGGATGTTTGACTGCTTTGGGTGTACTGCTCTCCTTTTCTATATTGGACAAGTGCACAGAGGAAGAGCATTTCCAAAATGACAAGCTCTTCCAAGAAACAAGAACAGATCAAAATAACATTTCTGATGAGCAAAGCCG AATTATCCTTGTGGAGAGCATTCCCCTGTATATGAAATATGACGACAATGCAACCTTTGGGACCCCAGTGGACAAGGCCTGGAGAGATCTCCTGTCCATGGCAACTAACCAAGTCGATGTGGTTTCCTTCTACTGGACTCTTACCGGTGATGACATCAATATGAACTCTTCCACTGACTTACCT GGAAAGGACATACTGGAGCAGCTTGGAGCTTTGCCTTCCAGAAACGTATCAGTGAGGGTTGTGACGAGTATTCCCTCTATGCTGACAAACTCCACAGATCTACAAGTTCTGAGACAGAAAG GAGTCCAAGTAAGAAAGGTGCACTTTGGGCGTTTGACTGGGGGTGTACTCCACAGCAAGTTCTGGATTGTTGATAGGAGACACATATTCCTAGGAAGTGCCAACATGGATTGGAGGGCTCTTACACAG GTTAAGGAACTGGGAGTGGTGATCTACAACTGCTCCAGTCTGGCTGAAGACCTCCAAAAGATATTTGAGTCCTACTGGGTGATGGGTCATCTCAACAGCTCCATCCCAGACCCTTGGCCCTCCAAATATGACACTGCCATCAACAAAGAGCATCCCTTGCTGCTGAAGGCTGATAATGTTTCAAGCAAAATCTATATTACA ggttctcctccctctttctgcccAACATCTCGGACTCAGGACCTGAATGCCATCCTCTCAGTGATATCAGGGGCGCAGCACTTCATTGATGTGGCAGTCATGGAGTATTTTCCCACCACACGCTTCATACACCCTCAAAG GTACTGGCCGGCCATTGATGATGCATTAAAGAGAGCTGCTTTTGAGCGGAATGTTAAGGTCCGTCTGCTGGTCAGCTGTGGACGTGATTCTGATCCAGCCATGCTACCTTTCCTTCAGTCTCTAGCCTCCCTGAATTACCCTGCCCATAACATCAGCATTCAAGTG aaactgtccattgtgccagTAGGGAACCAGTCAGAGATTCCCTACTCCAGAGTAAACCATAATAAATACATGGTGACTGATAGAGTGGCATATATTG GGACGTCTAACTGGTCTGCTGACTACTTCAACACCACAGCTGGAGTGGGGCTGGTGGTTTCCCAACACACACCAAACTGGCCCTGGGGGACCCAGGCTCTGCAGGGGCAGCTCAGAGCAGTGTTTGACAGGGACTGGCACTCTCAGTTTACTGTATGTTTTGCTGACTTGGGCCATCACCCTGATTGTGCACTCTCAAAAGGATAG
- the LOC118368363 gene encoding 5'-3' exonuclease PLD4-like isoform X2, whose product MPGTLVPEMSSPYKTLHDSYVPNRRGSKRLVSIAVVVGCLTALGVLLSFSILDKCTEEEHFQNDKLFQETRTDQNNISDEQSRIILVESIPLYMKYDDNATFGTPVDKAWRDLLSMATNQVDVVSFYWTLTGDDINMNSSTDLPGKDILEQLGALPSRNVSVRVVTSIPSMLTNSTDLQVLRQKGVQVRKVHFGRLTGGVLHSKFWIVDRRHIFLGSANMDWRALTQVKELGVVIYNCSSLAEDLQKIFESYWVMGHLNSSIPDPWPSKYDTAINKEHPLLLKADNVSSKIYITGSPPSFCPTSRTQDLNAILSVISGAQHFIDVAVMEYFPTTRFIHPQRYWPAIDDALKRAAFERNVKVRLLVSCGRDSDPAMLPFLQSLASLNYPAHNISIQVKLSIVPVGNQSEIPYSRVNHNKYMVTDRVAYIGTSNWSADYFNTTAGVGLVVSQHTPNWPWGTQALQGQLRAVFDRDWHSQFTVCFADLGHHPDCALSKG is encoded by the exons ATGCCAGGAACATTAGTGCCAGAGATGTCCTCTCCTTACAAGACTTTACATGATAGCTATGTTCCCAACCGAAGG GGCTCAAAACGGCTTGTGTCTATAGCTGTAGTTGTGGGATGTTTGACTGCTTTGGGTGTACTGCTCTCCTTTTCTATATTGGACAAGTGCACAGAGGAAGAGCATTTCCAAAATGACAAGCTCTTCCAAGAAACAAGAACAGATCAAAATAACATTTCTGATGAGCAAAGCCG AATTATCCTTGTGGAGAGCATTCCCCTGTATATGAAATATGACGACAATGCAACCTTTGGGACCCCAGTGGACAAGGCCTGGAGAGATCTCCTGTCCATGGCAACTAACCAAGTCGATGTGGTTTCCTTCTACTGGACTCTTACCGGTGATGACATCAATATGAACTCTTCCACTGACTTACCT GGAAAGGACATACTGGAGCAGCTTGGAGCTTTGCCTTCCAGAAACGTATCAGTGAGGGTTGTGACGAGTATTCCCTCTATGCTGACAAACTCCACAGATCTACAAGTTCTGAGACAGAAAG GAGTCCAAGTAAGAAAGGTGCACTTTGGGCGTTTGACTGGGGGTGTACTCCACAGCAAGTTCTGGATTGTTGATAGGAGACACATATTCCTAGGAAGTGCCAACATGGATTGGAGGGCTCTTACACAG GTTAAGGAACTGGGAGTGGTGATCTACAACTGCTCCAGTCTGGCTGAAGACCTCCAAAAGATATTTGAGTCCTACTGGGTGATGGGTCATCTCAACAGCTCCATCCCAGACCCTTGGCCCTCCAAATATGACACTGCCATCAACAAAGAGCATCCCTTGCTGCTGAAGGCTGATAATGTTTCAAGCAAAATCTATATTACA ggttctcctccctctttctgcccAACATCTCGGACTCAGGACCTGAATGCCATCCTCTCAGTGATATCAGGGGCGCAGCACTTCATTGATGTGGCAGTCATGGAGTATTTTCCCACCACACGCTTCATACACCCTCAAAG GTACTGGCCGGCCATTGATGATGCATTAAAGAGAGCTGCTTTTGAGCGGAATGTTAAGGTCCGTCTGCTGGTCAGCTGTGGACGTGATTCTGATCCAGCCATGCTACCTTTCCTTCAGTCTCTAGCCTCCCTGAATTACCCTGCCCATAACATCAGCATTCAAGTG aaactgtccattgtgccagTAGGGAACCAGTCAGAGATTCCCTACTCCAGAGTAAACCATAATAAATACATGGTGACTGATAGAGTGGCATATATTG GGACGTCTAACTGGTCTGCTGACTACTTCAACACCACAGCTGGAGTGGGGCTGGTGGTTTCCCAACACACACCAAACTGGCCCTGGGGGACCCAGGCTCTGCAGGGGCAGCTCAGAGCAGTGTTTGACAGGGACTGGCACTCTCAGTTTACTGTATGTTTTGCTGACTTGGGCCATCACCCTGATTGTGCACTCTCAAAAGGATAG